In Marinobacter sp. M3C, the genomic stretch CGGTGGGAGGGGCTCTTGCACCGGCAGCAGCGTGTTGCTTGAGTTGATAACAAACGGTCATGCACCGGCAGCCCTAGTATTTTCTGAAAGAGAGGAAATCCTTACTCTCGGTGTCATAATCGCTGACGTGTTATTCAAACAGTCGATCCCCGTTCTCTATCTTGATACAGAGTCATTTGCGACGTTGGAGCGAGCTCAGTTTGGTCGCCTTCAGGGAACGCAACTGAGCGTTTCTGACAGTCAGGCTGAAAACAGCCGGGACTCTGCGGATGATAAGCAAAGCATTACTGAAGGCTCAACAGTCGAACTCAGTCAGACAGACCGCGATGGTCGCGAAAAGGACATCAATGTTTGCATGGCAGTGACATTAGGCCGTGCCGTTCACGAACAGGCACGTGCGGCGGGTTACATCAGCAGATTAGAGACGTTTGGTGCGTTGCTGATCAATGACACTTGCTGGTGCATGATTGGCGAACCTGTCATATCGTCAACAGCCCGGACGCTGATGACGAACTCAGGAAAGTACGCCCACTACGCCCCTAACCTGACAGGGCGAAAGGTGCATTTTGGCAGCCTGGCCGCGTGTGTTAATGCCGCATGCAGTGGCCATGCAGGCGAACAAGTCCCGGAATGGCTGGCCGCAGCTACCTGAAACCATTTGATCAATTTTAAAGGAATTAAAATGACGACCCCTTTTCTAACACTTATCAAACGAAATTGTAGTGGTCGCTACCATACTTATTTTCCAATACAAAAAGAGCCAAAAATCTTGCCTAAAAGCTCGTCCGGCGTTATCTGTCCGGTAATTTCTCCCAGTGCATCCTGCGCAGCCCGAAGATCCTCCGCTAACAGTTCCCCAGCGCCATAGCCTTCAAGCTGAGCCTGGCCCTGCACCAGAAAATCGGCGGCTCGTTCGAGCGCGTCTAAATGACGGCGGCGGGCCAGAAAACCACCCTCAGTGGTGCTCGCGAAGCCCATACACTGCTTTAAATGATCCCTGAGTGCGTCCAAACCCGCGCTGGATTTTGCTGCCAAGCGGACAACCGGGGCCTGTTGTGGGGATATTTCAAATAAGCCTACGCTTTCACCCGATAAATCCACCTTATTGCGGATGACCGTAATCGGCGCTGCAGCTGGCAGCTGGTCAATAAAATCTGGCCAGATTTCATGAGGGCTGGTTTTATCAGTGGTGGTGGCATCCACCATGAGCAGTATGCGATCGGCTTGGCGGATTTCATCCCATGCGCGGGCAATGCCAATCTGCTCCACCTCGTCTGGGCTATCGCGCAAGCCGGCGGTGTCGATGATGTGCAGCGGCATGCCGTCAATGTGAATGTGTTCCCGCAAAACGTCGCGGGTAGTGCCTTCTATGGCAGTCACAATGGCCGCCTCACGGCCAGCAAGAGCGTTCAACAGGCTTGATTTACCGGCGTTGGGCCTACCGGCAATCACTACTTTCATGCCATCCCGCAAAATAGTGCCCTGCTGGGCTTCCAGCATGATGCCCTGAAGCTGGTCCCGCAGATTCTGAAGACCGGTGGCGACTTTGCCATCGGCCAGAAAGTCGATTTCTTCTTCCGGAAAATCGATAGCGGCTTCCACATAAATCCGTAGGTGGGTAACCGCGTCCACCAGCGTTTCAATACGCCGCGAGAACACGCCTTGCATAGAACGCACCGCGCATCTGGCTGCCTGTTCAGAG encodes the following:
- a CDS encoding DUF126 domain-containing protein; translation: MSDFSLFGRSLVNGKAEGEILYADAGISFWGGIHSSTGEVIDRHHSLSGQNITGKILAIPGGRGSCTGSSVLLELITNGHAPAALVFSEREEILTLGVIIADVLFKQSIPVLYLDTESFATLERAQFGRLQGTQLSVSDSQAENSRDSADDKQSITEGSTVELSQTDRDGREKDINVCMAVTLGRAVHEQARAAGYISRLETFGALLINDTCWCMIGEPVISSTARTLMTNSGKYAHYAPNLTGRKVHFGSLAACVNAACSGHAGEQVPEWLAAAT
- the mnmE gene encoding tRNA uridine-5-carboxymethylaminomethyl(34) synthesis GTPase MnmE, translating into MNHPTETIAAIATAPGQAGVGIVRVSGPQATVIAFSLLGYAPKPRYAHYGPFKDRQGELIDEGIGLFFPNPHSFTGEDVFELQGHGGTVILDLLLREVCALGARLARPGEFSERAFLNDKLDLAQAEAIADLIESSSEQAARCAVRSMQGVFSRRIETLVDAVTHLRIYVEAAIDFPEEEIDFLADGKVATGLQNLRDQLQGIMLEAQQGTILRDGMKVVIAGRPNAGKSSLLNALAGREAAIVTAIEGTTRDVLREHIHIDGMPLHIIDTAGLRDSPDEVEQIGIARAWDEIRQADRILLMVDATTTDKTSPHEIWPDFIDQLPAAAPITVIRNKVDLSGESVGLFEISPQQAPVVRLAAKSSAGLDALRDHLKQCMGFASTTEGGFLARRRHLDALERAADFLVQGQAQLEGYGAGELLAEDLRAAQDALGEITGQITPDELLGKIFGSFCIGK